A stretch of the Bradyrhizobium arachidis genome encodes the following:
- a CDS encoding O-antigen ligase family protein translates to MSASLASSQRQGVWPLPGWLAAVLLLAVIAGLGGVLGGLSRLVFVLGCGAVGWYAWRQGAAAHLQAALVLFTFAPFVRRLVDLAIGFDTLGLMLIGPLLAILVPVLYLPRLLETEDVPAKWFWPLGIVACSVIYAGMLSMAQADWNNAASGTLKWLAPLLYASVLMLSANRREVIDAATAAFLVILPVTGLYAIYQYVDPPAWDQYWMQLAPILSIGQPIPYGVRSFSTMNSPASYASFTAVGLFLLAFSQKRWPALLIALPAGLGLLLSLYRTAWISLAVGILFCLLFSATRRRASMILIGTAVALVLAATLTPFGDVVGERLSTLGEGTQDGSAQERLEEFVTLWKLPDSSLFGSGFTITDVGSAGAMPIDGMIIACWLSMGIIVGGLCLAALFWSIGNALSTAFADQTADAVIVGALALGALAQLPLASITSGEAGFLFWTFAVLLTPRLAEGSAE, encoded by the coding sequence ATGAGCGCGAGCCTGGCCTCGTCGCAACGGCAGGGCGTGTGGCCGCTGCCGGGCTGGCTCGCGGCCGTGCTCTTGCTGGCGGTCATCGCCGGCCTCGGTGGCGTGCTCGGCGGTTTGTCGCGGCTGGTCTTCGTGCTCGGCTGCGGTGCGGTCGGCTGGTATGCGTGGCGTCAGGGCGCCGCGGCGCATTTGCAGGCCGCGCTGGTGCTCTTCACGTTCGCGCCCTTCGTGCGCCGGCTCGTTGATCTCGCGATCGGCTTCGATACGCTCGGCCTGATGCTGATCGGGCCGCTGCTCGCGATCCTCGTTCCCGTGCTATATCTGCCGCGGCTGCTGGAGACCGAGGACGTGCCGGCAAAATGGTTCTGGCCGCTCGGCATCGTCGCCTGCTCGGTGATCTATGCCGGGATGCTGTCCATGGCGCAGGCCGACTGGAACAATGCCGCTTCGGGCACGCTGAAATGGCTGGCGCCGCTGCTCTATGCGTCGGTGCTGATGCTGAGCGCTAATAGGCGCGAAGTGATCGACGCCGCGACGGCGGCATTTCTGGTCATCCTGCCCGTGACGGGGCTCTACGCCATCTATCAATACGTCGATCCGCCGGCATGGGACCAGTACTGGATGCAGCTTGCGCCGATCCTGTCGATCGGCCAGCCGATTCCCTACGGCGTTCGCTCCTTCAGCACCATGAACTCGCCGGCGAGCTATGCGAGCTTCACCGCGGTCGGGCTGTTCCTGCTCGCCTTCTCGCAGAAGCGCTGGCCGGCCCTGCTGATCGCGTTGCCGGCGGGCCTTGGGCTGCTGCTGTCGCTCTACCGTACGGCGTGGATCTCGCTCGCCGTCGGCATTCTGTTTTGCCTGCTGTTCTCCGCGACGCGGCGGCGGGCCAGCATGATCCTGATCGGGACCGCGGTCGCGCTGGTGCTGGCCGCGACGCTGACGCCGTTCGGCGACGTCGTCGGCGAGCGCCTCTCGACCCTCGGCGAAGGCACCCAGGACGGCAGCGCGCAGGAGCGCCTCGAGGAATTCGTCACGCTGTGGAAGTTGCCGGACTCCTCGCTGTTCGGCTCCGGCTTCACGATCACGGACGTTGGCTCGGCGGGCGCGATGCCCATCGACGGCATGATCATCGCCTGCTGGCTCTCGATGGGGATCATCGTCGGCGGCCTCTGTCTCGCCGCCCTGTTCTGGTCGATCGGCAACGCGCTGAGCACGGCCTTTGCCGATCAAACCGCGGACGCCGTCATCGTCGGCGCGCTTGCGCTCGGTGCGCTGGCGCAGTTGCCGCTCGCCAGCATCACCTCCGGCGAGGCCGGATTCCTGT
- a CDS encoding glycosyltransferase, with amino-acid sequence MMSSERVLFVDHTGQIGGAELILLDVIDGRQQSSVFLFETGPLSKAIADKRLNLIASKWGKGLSQFHRDSSPLSAFPLAGRMAAIVFEIARAARRHDIVYANSQKAFILSAIASVIARRPLIWHLHDIISSDHFGAAQRRAQVLLANACATKVIVPSEVAATAFIEAGGRRELIDVVPNGLAIQPDPSSPGELRQRLGLPAGPLVGVFSRLAAWKGQHVLVEAVAKLAGVNCIIVGDALFGEQDYAARLTRLVAELGVEDRIRFLGHRNDVPKLMKAVDVMVHPSIDPEPFGRTLVEAMLAGVPVVATNSGAAPDILEGGKAGTLVPPNDAAALADAIAGVLAKPEQLSGQLEYASVRARVHYSLKQMLDTIGLVIRKAQTGAAT; translated from the coding sequence ATGATGTCGAGCGAGCGCGTCCTGTTCGTGGATCACACCGGGCAGATCGGCGGCGCTGAGCTGATTCTGCTCGACGTCATTGATGGACGGCAGCAGTCTTCGGTCTTCCTGTTCGAGACTGGACCCCTGAGCAAGGCGATCGCTGACAAGCGGCTCAATCTCATTGCGTCGAAATGGGGCAAGGGCCTGTCGCAGTTCCATCGCGACAGCTCGCCGTTGAGCGCATTCCCGCTCGCGGGGCGCATGGCGGCAATCGTGTTCGAGATCGCGCGTGCCGCGCGCCGGCATGACATCGTCTATGCCAATTCACAGAAGGCCTTCATCCTGTCGGCGATCGCAAGCGTGATTGCGCGGCGCCCGCTGATCTGGCACCTGCACGACATCATCAGCTCCGATCATTTCGGTGCAGCGCAGCGGCGGGCCCAGGTGCTGCTCGCAAACGCCTGCGCGACGAAGGTGATCGTCCCCTCCGAGGTTGCCGCCACCGCGTTCATCGAGGCAGGCGGCCGGCGCGAGCTCATCGACGTCGTGCCGAACGGCCTTGCCATTCAGCCGGATCCGAGCTCGCCCGGCGAACTCCGGCAAAGGCTCGGCCTGCCCGCAGGTCCGCTGGTCGGCGTGTTCAGCCGCCTTGCCGCCTGGAAGGGCCAGCATGTGCTGGTCGAGGCCGTTGCAAAACTTGCCGGTGTGAACTGCATCATCGTGGGCGATGCGCTGTTTGGGGAACAGGACTATGCAGCGCGGCTGACCAGATTGGTTGCCGAACTGGGAGTGGAGGATCGCATCCGCTTCCTCGGTCATCGCAACGACGTGCCGAAATTGATGAAGGCCGTCGACGTCATGGTGCATCCGTCGATCGATCCGGAACCGTTCGGTCGCACCCTCGTCGAAGCCATGCTGGCGGGCGTGCCCGTGGTGGCCACCAATTCCGGTGCAGCGCCCGACATCCTCGAGGGCGGCAAGGCCGGCACGCTGGTGCCGCCCAACGACGCCGCTGCGCTCGCCGACGCAATAGCAGGCGTGCTGGCAAAACCCGAGCAGCTCTCCGGCCAGCTCGAATATGCCTCCGTCCGCGCGCGCGTGCACTACAGCCTGAAACAGATGCTCGACACGATCGGGCTCGTGATCCGCAAGGCGCAGACGGGAGCCGCGACATGA